One segment of Anatilimnocola aggregata DNA contains the following:
- a CDS encoding sulfatase family protein, translated as MSSSTMSRTLTIAICGWLACWSGLASAADRPPNIVLVFCDDLGYADIGSFGAQGYQTPNLDRLAAEGVRCTDFHVAAAVCSASRAALMTGCYPQRVGILGALGPSSKHGIAQEEKLLPEYLKERGYATAIFGKWHLGHHPQFLPQKNGFDRYFGLPYSNDMWPKHPTARNFPPLPLIDGDKTIEHDPDQTQLTTWYTERATKFIEDHAQEPFFVYVPHSMPHVPLFVSEKHRGKSERGLFGDVIMEIDWSVGQILATLKKLNLDENTLVMFTSDNGPWLSYGNHAGSAGIYREGKGTTWDGGHRVPFVARWPGKIPAGKTCSEFCSTIDVLPTCVKLAGGMVSPDRKIDGQDAWPIWSSQAGAKSAHEVFYYYWDTGLDAVRSGDWKLHFPHAYRSLTGAPGKDGLPAGYTQAKTELALFNLKDDPSEKTNVAEANPEVVARLKKLAEVARDDLGDSHMKRAGKNRRPADKLAE; from the coding sequence ATGAGCAGTTCGACGATGAGCAGAACATTGACCATAGCGATCTGCGGCTGGCTTGCTTGCTGGAGTGGACTGGCCAGTGCGGCCGATCGTCCGCCGAATATCGTGCTCGTGTTTTGCGATGACTTGGGCTACGCCGACATTGGCTCGTTTGGTGCCCAGGGATATCAGACGCCGAACCTCGACCGACTAGCGGCCGAAGGGGTGCGCTGCACCGATTTTCATGTGGCCGCTGCTGTTTGCAGCGCTTCGCGGGCGGCGCTAATGACGGGCTGCTATCCGCAGCGGGTCGGCATCTTGGGCGCGCTCGGACCAAGTTCCAAGCATGGCATTGCCCAGGAAGAGAAACTGCTGCCGGAGTACTTGAAGGAGCGCGGCTATGCCACGGCCATTTTTGGCAAGTGGCACTTGGGGCATCATCCGCAGTTTTTGCCGCAGAAAAATGGTTTCGATCGATACTTCGGGCTGCCGTACTCGAACGACATGTGGCCCAAGCATCCCACGGCCAGGAACTTTCCGCCGCTGCCACTCATCGATGGCGACAAGACGATCGAACACGATCCCGATCAAACGCAACTAACAACGTGGTACACCGAGCGCGCGACGAAGTTCATCGAAGATCACGCGCAAGAGCCATTCTTTGTGTATGTGCCGCATAGCATGCCGCACGTGCCGCTGTTCGTTTCGGAGAAGCATCGCGGCAAGAGCGAGCGGGGTCTGTTCGGCGATGTGATCATGGAGATCGATTGGAGCGTGGGGCAGATCCTCGCCACATTGAAAAAGTTAAACCTGGACGAAAACACGCTGGTGATGTTCACCTCCGATAATGGCCCGTGGCTCTCGTATGGCAATCATGCGGGTTCGGCGGGTATCTATCGCGAAGGGAAAGGAACCACGTGGGACGGTGGGCATCGCGTGCCGTTTGTCGCGCGCTGGCCGGGGAAGATACCCGCGGGCAAGACATGCTCCGAGTTCTGCAGCACGATTGATGTGCTCCCCACCTGCGTGAAATTGGCCGGGGGAATGGTCTCGCCTGATCGTAAGATTGATGGTCAAGATGCCTGGCCCATTTGGTCTTCTCAGGCTGGGGCGAAGTCCGCGCACGAGGTCTTCTATTACTACTGGGACACGGGACTGGATGCCGTGCGTAGTGGCGATTGGAAGCTTCACTTCCCGCATGCCTATCGTTCGCTAACCGGCGCTCCCGGCAAAGATGGCCTGCCCGCTGGCTACACTCAGGCAAAGACCGAACTGGCTCTCTTCAACCTGAAGGACGACCCGAGCGAAAAGACCAACGTCGCCGAGGCGAACCCCGAGGTCGTTGCCAGGCTCAAGAAATTGGCCGAAGTAGCCCGCGATGACTTGGGAGATTCGCATATGAAACGAGCGGGGAAGAATCGACGGCCAGCGGATAAACTAGCGGAATAA
- a CDS encoding DUF1501 domain-containing protein, translated as MENIHPALQSLSRRSLLKIGGGFGAIGLAAALAGDGQVSAATSAAASNPLAPKAGHFPGKIKRLIFLFMNGGPSHVDSFDPKPELTRRHGEKLPDSFVGKNTRRRDGKLLQSPFPWSQYGESGIEVSDLFPHLAARIDKLCVLRSMWSDNPNHEPGLLLMNTGNMQPIRPSMGSWLTYALGSENQNLPGYIVLCPGKPVVGPYLWSNSFLPGVHQGTQINPKNTDPKAMIRDVNNRWQSQVAQREQLDLLQALNQQHLDQREKDANLEARIASLEMAYRMQGEAQEAFDLGRETAETRKRYGEGEFANSCLLARRLSERGVRVVQCYYGNGQPWDDHGDIKNHAKHALASDQPIAALLDDLQARGLWDETLVIWGGEFGRTPMTEGEKGRDHHAMGFSMWLAGGGVKGGYVHGATDDLGFAAIDKPMHVYDLHATILHLLGLNHEKLTFRFSGRDIRLTDVHGHVVHDILT; from the coding sequence ATGGAAAACATTCACCCCGCGTTGCAGAGCCTGTCGCGGCGTTCGCTGCTGAAAATCGGTGGTGGCTTTGGCGCGATCGGCCTCGCTGCCGCCTTGGCCGGTGATGGACAAGTCTCTGCCGCGACGTCTGCTGCTGCCAGCAATCCCCTCGCGCCGAAGGCGGGGCATTTTCCGGGCAAGATCAAACGGCTGATCTTCTTGTTCATGAACGGCGGGCCTTCGCACGTCGATTCCTTCGATCCCAAGCCGGAGTTGACTCGCCGTCACGGCGAAAAGCTGCCCGACTCGTTCGTCGGCAAAAACACTCGCCGCCGCGATGGCAAACTGCTCCAGTCGCCGTTCCCTTGGTCGCAGTACGGCGAATCGGGCATCGAAGTTTCCGATCTCTTTCCGCACCTCGCCGCCCGCATCGACAAGCTGTGCGTCCTCCGCTCCATGTGGAGCGACAATCCCAATCACGAGCCTGGCCTGCTGCTGATGAACACGGGCAACATGCAGCCCATCCGCCCGAGCATGGGTTCGTGGCTGACGTATGCCCTCGGCAGCGAAAATCAGAACCTGCCGGGATACATCGTCCTCTGCCCGGGCAAGCCTGTCGTCGGTCCCTATCTATGGAGCAACAGCTTTCTCCCCGGCGTACACCAAGGAACGCAGATCAACCCGAAGAACACCGATCCCAAGGCGATGATTCGCGACGTCAACAATCGCTGGCAATCGCAGGTCGCTCAGCGTGAGCAACTCGATCTGCTACAGGCACTCAACCAGCAGCACCTCGACCAGCGCGAAAAGGACGCCAATCTCGAAGCTCGCATCGCCTCGCTCGAGATGGCCTATCGCATGCAGGGCGAAGCACAAGAAGCGTTCGACCTGGGGCGCGAGACGGCCGAAACTCGCAAGCGATACGGCGAAGGTGAATTCGCCAACTCTTGCTTGCTCGCGCGGCGTTTGAGCGAACGGGGCGTGCGCGTGGTGCAGTGCTACTACGGCAACGGTCAACCGTGGGACGATCATGGCGATATCAAGAATCACGCCAAGCACGCGCTAGCCAGCGATCAGCCCATTGCAGCCTTGCTCGACGATCTGCAGGCCCGCGGTTTATGGGACGAAACGCTGGTGATCTGGGGCGGCGAGTTCGGCCGCACACCAATGACCGAAGGAGAAAAGGGGCGCGACCATCATGCCATGGGCTTCAGCATGTGGCTGGCTGGCGGTGGTGTAAAGGGAGGCTACGTTCACGGCGCGACAGACGACCTTGGCTTTGCCGCCATCGACAAACCGATGCACGTTTACGATCTACACGCCACCATTCTCCACTTGCTCGGACTGAATCACGAGAAGCTAACCTTCCGCTTCAGCGGTCGCGATATCCGCCTGACCGATGTCCACGGGCATGTTGTGCATGACATCCTGACCTAA
- a CDS encoding PSD1 and planctomycete cytochrome C domain-containing protein encodes MSFASPCTMRAVCLSLVVLGSLLAAQVASAAEVAAKEAEFFELQIRPLLVSHCLDCHGDRKQEAKLRLDSREALLAGGDSGPAIVPGDPEKSLLIAAVHYKADAAQMPPKGKLDGDKIEKLTRWVKTGAIWPVAAESMMRTTVAAGDKAGMKIRPQDREFWSFRPVVKPALPIVKHETAAASAIDLFILAQLEAQKLGLAQPAEKRQLIRRVTFDLTGLPPTPSEVAAFIADESPDAYEQLVDRLLTSPRFGERSARLWLDVARFGEDQAHTFAARRYPQGYRYRDWVVQQLNADLPYDQFIKLQIAADLMANPDDKQHLPALGMFACGPVYYGDKNDLDQFADRVDVLTRGFLGLTVACARCHDHKFDPIPTSDYYALVGVFASTDYVETPLVSPAEVEAAQKTLTEKELKMKEKDRPKKYPFAHALVDRSQPKTMKVHVRGNPETLAGDAPRQFLSILSPDEPTPFSQGSGRLELAEAIASPQNPLTARVMVNRLWQQHFGHGLVRTAGNFGALGEQPTHPELLDYLATELLAADWSLKAIHRQIVLSATYQQSANNPAANEVDPENRLWSRYPRRRLDVESWRDAMLSVADQLNLSLGGASQDLATNNNRRRTLYGHVSRHELNPLLRLFDFPDPNITSDQRMTTTVPLQQLFVLNSEFMTNLAKDVSKQAEALQPSDISERITLLYERLYSRQPTSSELELGRQFVSSEAPVPDTQLSRWERYAQALLAANEFLYLD; translated from the coding sequence ATGTCATTTGCCAGCCCTTGCACGATGCGCGCTGTTTGCCTGTCTCTAGTAGTGCTTGGCAGCTTGCTTGCGGCCCAGGTTGCGTCCGCTGCTGAGGTGGCGGCCAAAGAGGCGGAGTTCTTTGAACTACAGATTCGCCCCCTGCTCGTTTCGCATTGCCTCGATTGCCACGGCGATCGTAAGCAAGAAGCCAAGCTAAGGCTCGACTCGCGCGAAGCCCTACTCGCCGGCGGTGACTCGGGGCCGGCGATTGTTCCCGGCGATCCCGAGAAGAGCCTGCTGATTGCTGCCGTGCATTACAAGGCCGATGCCGCGCAAATGCCGCCCAAGGGAAAGCTCGATGGGGACAAAATCGAAAAACTAACTCGCTGGGTAAAAACTGGTGCTATCTGGCCGGTCGCTGCCGAAAGCATGATGCGAACCACGGTCGCCGCGGGCGATAAAGCCGGAATGAAGATTCGCCCGCAGGATCGCGAGTTCTGGTCGTTTCGACCTGTCGTAAAGCCCGCCTTGCCAATCGTAAAGCACGAAACTGCAGCTGCATCGGCAATTGACCTTTTCATTCTCGCGCAGCTCGAAGCGCAGAAGCTCGGCCTCGCGCAGCCCGCAGAGAAGCGGCAGTTAATTCGCCGCGTCACGTTCGATTTGACTGGCCTGCCGCCAACGCCATCTGAAGTTGCGGCATTCATTGCCGACGAATCCCCCGACGCCTACGAGCAACTCGTAGACCGGCTGCTCACGTCGCCCCGCTTTGGCGAACGCTCAGCCCGGCTGTGGCTCGATGTCGCCCGGTTCGGCGAAGATCAGGCTCATACGTTTGCCGCTCGCCGATATCCTCAAGGCTATCGCTATCGTGACTGGGTCGTTCAGCAGTTGAATGCGGACCTTCCCTACGATCAGTTCATTAAGTTGCAGATCGCGGCCGACTTAATGGCCAACCCAGACGACAAGCAGCATTTGCCCGCGCTGGGCATGTTCGCCTGCGGCCCCGTTTATTACGGCGATAAGAACGATCTCGATCAGTTTGCCGACCGCGTCGACGTGCTAACGCGAGGGTTTCTCGGTCTGACGGTTGCCTGTGCCCGTTGCCACGATCACAAGTTCGATCCGATTCCAACCTCCGACTACTACGCGCTCGTAGGTGTCTTCGCGAGCACCGACTACGTTGAGACGCCACTCGTCTCGCCGGCCGAAGTCGAAGCAGCTCAAAAGACGCTGACCGAAAAAGAGCTGAAGATGAAGGAGAAGGACCGGCCGAAGAAGTATCCCTTCGCGCATGCGCTTGTCGATCGTTCGCAGCCCAAGACGATGAAAGTGCATGTGCGCGGCAATCCTGAGACGCTGGCCGGTGATGCGCCGCGGCAGTTCCTTTCGATTCTTTCGCCCGACGAGCCCACGCCGTTCTCGCAGGGAAGTGGACGCCTGGAACTGGCCGAAGCCATCGCGAGTCCACAAAATCCCCTCACCGCGCGAGTGATGGTCAATCGCCTGTGGCAGCAGCATTTTGGCCACGGTTTGGTCCGCACGGCAGGCAACTTTGGCGCCTTGGGCGAGCAGCCCACGCACCCGGAATTGCTCGATTACTTGGCGACTGAACTGCTCGCCGCAGATTGGTCCCTCAAAGCCATTCATCGGCAAATTGTTTTATCAGCCACCTATCAGCAGAGTGCAAACAATCCTGCCGCAAACGAAGTCGACCCCGAGAACCGTCTCTGGTCGCGGTACCCCCGCCGCAGGCTCGATGTGGAGTCGTGGCGCGATGCGATGCTGTCGGTTGCGGACCAACTCAATCTGTCTCTCGGCGGCGCATCGCAAGATCTGGCGACGAACAACAACCGTCGCCGCACCCTTTACGGTCACGTCAGCCGGCACGAGTTGAATCCGCTGCTGCGACTGTTCGACTTTCCCGATCCAAACATCACCAGCGATCAACGAATGACGACCACCGTGCCGCTGCAACAACTGTTTGTGCTCAACAGCGAGTTCATGACCAACCTGGCCAAGGACGTGAGCAAGCAGGCCGAAGCGCTCCAGCCCAGCGATATCAGCGAACGCATTACGCTGCTCTATGAACGACTTTACAGTCGCCAGCCCACGTCCAGCGAATTGGAGCTGGGGCGGCAATTCGTTAGCAGTGAAGCTCCAGTCCCCGATACGCAACTCTCTCGTTGGGAACGTTATGCCCAGGCCCTGCTGGCCGCGAATGAGTTTTTGTATCTCGATTGA
- a CDS encoding mandelate racemase/muconate lactonizing enzyme family protein: MTTRRDLLASLGTAAAGALAFNTFRGDTNAALRADEGNNPAANVADRTSTIKITRITPTPVKRKVFLKVETNHGVTGWGEIDQLEPYVATALVKSLFELLDGENPTRIEHLWQKIYRSHRDMRGGPFMTHTLAGIDMALWDITGKLWGVPVYRLLGGPTRDKVRMYPSESATKVGAGPQPFSGSPQQIEGFVKTVENARAKVGPKGLVMFDAHCALPPPFLMQLASALKPYDLLYIEEPAVPGNIEVFKRLKKHISIPLAVGEQARTIWEVIPYLQEGCADILQIDCAHTGGISQMRKIAILGEAYHVPLAPHCVTTDLGVTASLHVSASIPFFLIHEYYPSITPPGLVKKSWSLDKDGYASLPEGPGIGCEVDEAVLAELAKQPSPPEWPTRGRLSDGSIADY, from the coding sequence ATGACCACTCGACGTGACCTGCTTGCCTCATTGGGTACCGCTGCTGCCGGCGCACTCGCTTTCAACACGTTTCGCGGCGACACGAACGCAGCTCTTCGCGCCGACGAAGGGAATAATCCTGCGGCCAATGTGGCCGATCGAACTTCCACCATCAAGATCACGCGGATCACACCGACACCGGTTAAGCGAAAGGTGTTTCTCAAAGTCGAAACAAATCATGGCGTGACCGGCTGGGGCGAAATCGACCAGCTTGAGCCCTATGTCGCGACAGCACTCGTCAAGTCGCTGTTTGAATTGCTCGATGGCGAAAATCCGACGCGCATCGAGCACCTGTGGCAAAAGATCTATCGCTCGCATCGCGATATGCGTGGTGGCCCCTTCATGACGCACACGCTGGCCGGCATCGATATGGCCCTGTGGGACATCACCGGCAAGCTCTGGGGAGTGCCCGTTTATCGGCTGCTCGGTGGACCCACGCGTGACAAGGTGCGGATGTATCCCTCGGAATCGGCAACGAAGGTCGGTGCCGGCCCGCAGCCCTTCTCCGGTTCACCGCAGCAGATCGAAGGGTTTGTGAAGACCGTGGAAAATGCGCGCGCGAAGGTCGGCCCGAAGGGGCTGGTCATGTTCGACGCCCACTGTGCCTTACCGCCGCCATTCCTGATGCAGCTTGCCTCGGCGCTAAAGCCCTATGACCTGCTCTACATCGAAGAGCCGGCGGTGCCGGGGAACATCGAAGTCTTCAAGCGACTCAAAAAACACATTTCCATTCCGCTGGCGGTTGGCGAACAGGCACGCACGATCTGGGAAGTCATCCCTTACTTGCAAGAAGGCTGTGCCGATATCTTGCAGATCGATTGCGCCCACACCGGCGGCATCTCGCAGATGCGAAAGATTGCGATTCTTGGCGAAGCTTATCACGTGCCCTTGGCCCCACACTGCGTGACCACCGATCTCGGTGTGACGGCCAGCTTGCATGTGAGCGCTTCGATTCCGTTTTTTCTTATTCACGAGTATTACCCGAGCATCACGCCGCCCGGGTTGGTAAAGAAGAGTTGGTCGCTCGATAAAGACGGCTATGCGTCGCTACCGGAAGGGCCGGGCATTGGCTGCGAAGTCGACGAAGCCGTGCTCGCCGAATTGGCCAAGCAGCCTTCACCGCCCGAGTGGCCCACGCGCGGGCGGTTATCGGACGGTTCGATTGCAGATTATTAA
- a CDS encoding mandelate racemase/muconate lactonizing enzyme family protein, producing MPTRRDLLTSAAAVAAGTALLQEVTSAQPNPAANVADRATNIRITGLQATWVNPNIFVKIETNQGVFGWGDLKGVDPRVSKPLVEALGELIKGENPTRIEHLWQKLYRSHRNMRGGALMMHTIAAIDMALWDITGKLHGVPVYRLLGGPTRDRIRVYHTPQARKIPCYPLEHSTNPQEIENIVKRIQQTRELVGPNGAVMLDAHSAVPPASLIQLAGAIKPFDVLFIEEPAVPGNIEVFKRLKEQISIPLAAGERDRGIYEVLPYLQEGCLDILQPDCCHTGGITSMRKIATLAETFFVPLAPHCTASNLGIAASMHVVASIPLFLIHEFYPDNRGFNPANIARADWEVDKDGYIGLPGGPGLGIEIDEKQLAEEAKKPQNYRWPGQKLKDGSIADY from the coding sequence ATGCCTACCCGCCGAGACTTGCTCACCTCCGCAGCGGCGGTCGCTGCTGGAACTGCCTTGCTGCAGGAAGTTACTTCCGCACAACCCAATCCCGCTGCCAATGTTGCCGATCGTGCTACGAACATTCGTATCACTGGGCTACAGGCAACTTGGGTCAACCCGAACATTTTCGTCAAAATCGAGACCAATCAGGGAGTGTTTGGTTGGGGCGATTTGAAAGGGGTTGATCCCCGCGTCAGTAAGCCGCTCGTTGAAGCGCTCGGTGAGTTGATCAAAGGGGAGAACCCGACCCGGATCGAACATCTTTGGCAAAAGCTCTATCGCTCGCATCGAAACATGCGGGGCGGCGCGCTGATGATGCATACCATCGCGGCCATCGACATGGCTCTGTGGGACATCACCGGCAAGTTACACGGAGTTCCCGTCTATCGGCTGCTCGGAGGTCCCACGCGCGATCGCATTCGGGTCTATCACACGCCGCAGGCTCGCAAGATTCCTTGCTACCCCCTGGAGCACAGCACTAATCCGCAGGAGATCGAGAATATTGTCAAGCGGATTCAGCAGACGCGCGAATTGGTTGGACCCAATGGGGCGGTGATGCTCGACGCCCATAGTGCCGTTCCGCCCGCATCGCTGATTCAATTGGCTGGCGCCATCAAGCCGTTTGATGTGCTGTTCATCGAAGAACCCGCTGTTCCCGGCAATATCGAAGTCTTCAAGCGGCTGAAGGAGCAGATTTCTATTCCGCTGGCCGCAGGCGAACGAGACCGCGGCATCTATGAAGTGCTCCCTTATCTGCAAGAAGGCTGCCTCGATATTCTGCAACCCGATTGCTGCCATACGGGTGGAATCACCTCGATGCGTAAAATCGCAACCTTGGCTGAGACGTTCTTCGTGCCTCTGGCGCCGCATTGCACCGCGAGCAACTTGGGCATAGCCGCGAGCATGCACGTGGTCGCTTCGATTCCCCTGTTTCTGATTCACGAGTTCTATCCAGACAATCGCGGCTTCAATCCGGCGAACATCGCGCGCGCCGATTGGGAAGTCGACAAGGATGGCTATATCGGCCTGCCCGGCGGCCCGGGTTTGGGAATTGAGATCGACGAGAAACAATTGGCCGAAGAGGCCAAGAAGCCGCAGAACTATCGCTGGCCAGGACAGAAGTTGAAGGATGGTTCGATTGCGGATTACTAG
- a CDS encoding sulfotransferase family protein: MSQLTRLKRALAERVQGPSKYCSETCLVSDELRVVYAYIPKSACTSIKTWLLRYGGFSPQIARQFEEAETRGEKGPDAHRLADEFALRHRSRAEIERVLSDPSYFKFTVVRHPLRRLVSAYLDKVVKVKSTAFEVIQSGQVAAGCLSAKTALNWMRGLPLDRERSLTFREFVTALRGQRPAQLDVHFRAQHRLLRGIEFDTVGKLETLEQDFASVQQHLNVTVPLPVRHAFEYEAVEHGECVADWPAARFRTIKAPQWGRFYDAPLLPACESLYDGDFKRFNYECRLPG; this comes from the coding sequence ATGTCCCAACTAACCAGATTGAAGCGTGCACTGGCCGAACGCGTTCAAGGTCCTTCAAAATACTGCTCCGAAACCTGCCTGGTCTCAGATGAGTTGCGTGTTGTTTACGCGTACATTCCCAAATCTGCCTGCACCAGCATCAAGACCTGGCTACTACGGTATGGTGGTTTCTCGCCGCAGATTGCTCGCCAATTTGAAGAGGCCGAAACTCGCGGCGAGAAAGGCCCCGATGCTCATCGACTGGCTGACGAATTCGCGCTGCGGCATCGTTCGCGCGCGGAGATCGAACGGGTACTGAGCGATCCAAGCTATTTCAAGTTCACCGTGGTGCGTCATCCGCTGCGAAGACTCGTCTCAGCCTATCTCGACAAGGTCGTGAAAGTGAAGTCGACCGCTTTCGAAGTGATCCAAAGCGGGCAGGTCGCAGCCGGGTGTCTTAGTGCGAAAACAGCTCTTAACTGGATGCGCGGACTGCCACTCGATCGCGAGCGAAGCTTAACCTTTCGCGAGTTTGTCACTGCCTTGCGGGGCCAACGCCCCGCTCAACTCGACGTACACTTTCGCGCGCAGCATCGCTTGCTGCGGGGAATTGAGTTTGACACCGTGGGCAAACTGGAAACCCTGGAACAAGACTTTGCCAGCGTTCAACAACACCTGAATGTTACGGTGCCGCTGCCGGTTCGTCATGCGTTTGAGTACGAAGCCGTCGAGCATGGAGAGTGCGTCGCCGATTGGCCAGCTGCCAGATTCCGCACGATCAAGGCTCCTCAATGGGGCCGCTTCTACGACGCTCCACTGCTGCCCGCGTGCGAAAGCCTCTACGACGGCGACTTTAAACGGTTCAACTACGAGTGCCGCTTGCCCGGGTAA